One part of the Tenacibaculum sp. 190130A14a genome encodes these proteins:
- a CDS encoding DUF5916 domain-containing protein, whose product MKHHILYALSLLLFLKSYGQESNLIPKKIYTTNKLSSAPIIDGVLDDESWKALEWGGDFVQKAPTEGVAPTYQTKFKIGYDDKYLYIAIRAFDEEPDKIERRLSRRDGFAGDRVNVLIDSYHDKRTAFVFTTTAAGVKGEEIVTRNGNNWDASWNPIWYTDAVIDDKGWTAEMKIPFSQLRFGKAKEQVWGLNIIRQFFREQERSLWQRIPNDVAGFVSEAGELHGLKNLKSQKQLEIQPFTVLQYDSYEKEGNNPFRDGSDFKVNGGLDAKIGITNDLTLDLTINPDFGQVEADPGAIALDGFQIFFNEQRPFFVENKNIFDFRFANGPDNLFYSRRIGRSPQLSPDANSGEYVDVPVNTSIIGAAKFSGKTRDGWSIGILESVTSSEYAEIDANGTRREEKVEPLTNYFVARVQKDFNDRNSYIGGIFTATNRALGDITSLRKAAYTGGADFRHEWDDRNYFIQGDFVASHVIGSKEAIEATQRSLTHLFQRVDASHVEVDPNRTSLTGTGGRIFGGKRGGGNWRYWGGLNWRSPELELNDIGFLRQADEIRQFANVRYLWQNPTKIYRDANVRMGVSSAFDFEGNYNRIEYTLRGNINWINNWWTEVEFGHKPRIFINTFLRGGPRWRYSEENFAVLFFGSDRSKKVSFRAGVVQSATKQNNFAFRRYVLGMNYQPFDSFNMSLETTFNENPNKTQYVTQLEHNGAMKYILGNIDQKTLTMTLRLNYSINPNLSVQFYGQPFISRGRYSDFNLVRNSTAENLNERVDWFEPNQISLVNDVYEVDENTDGTTDYTFGKPDFSFVQFRSNLVVRWEYIPGSELFLVWSQGTSGSEDPNRSLFGSLDNRILNQPLDNTFLIKATYRFVK is encoded by the coding sequence ATGAAACATCATATTTTATATGCATTGTCATTATTATTGTTTTTAAAATCATATGGTCAAGAAAGCAATTTAATTCCCAAGAAAATTTATACAACAAATAAGTTAAGTTCAGCTCCTATAATCGACGGTGTTTTAGATGATGAAAGTTGGAAAGCACTTGAATGGGGAGGTGATTTTGTGCAGAAAGCACCAACAGAAGGAGTTGCTCCTACCTATCAAACCAAGTTTAAAATAGGGTATGATGATAAATATTTATACATAGCAATTAGAGCTTTTGATGAAGAACCGGATAAAATCGAAAGAAGATTGTCGAGAAGAGATGGCTTTGCAGGAGATAGGGTGAATGTGTTAATTGATAGTTATCACGATAAAAGAACAGCATTTGTTTTCACAACAACAGCAGCTGGAGTAAAAGGAGAAGAAATTGTAACTAGAAATGGAAATAACTGGGACGCAAGTTGGAACCCGATTTGGTACACGGATGCAGTTATTGATGATAAAGGTTGGACCGCCGAAATGAAAATTCCATTTAGCCAACTGCGTTTTGGTAAGGCCAAAGAGCAAGTTTGGGGATTAAATATTATCAGACAATTCTTTAGAGAGCAAGAACGCTCTTTATGGCAACGTATACCAAACGATGTTGCTGGTTTTGTTTCTGAAGCAGGAGAACTTCATGGTTTGAAAAACTTAAAGTCTCAAAAACAATTGGAAATACAACCGTTTACTGTATTACAATATGATTCTTATGAAAAGGAAGGGAATAATCCATTTAGAGATGGAAGCGATTTTAAAGTGAATGGAGGACTAGATGCTAAAATCGGAATAACAAATGATTTGACCTTAGATTTAACAATCAATCCTGATTTTGGACAAGTAGAAGCAGACCCTGGAGCTATTGCTTTAGATGGGTTTCAAATTTTCTTTAATGAGCAAAGACCCTTTTTTGTAGAGAACAAAAATATTTTCGATTTTCGATTTGCAAACGGACCAGATAATCTTTTTTATAGTAGAAGAATTGGAAGAAGTCCGCAGCTAAGTCCAGATGCAAATTCTGGAGAGTATGTAGATGTTCCAGTAAATACTTCAATAATAGGGGCAGCTAAATTTTCGGGAAAAACAAGAGATGGATGGTCTATTGGTATTTTAGAAAGTGTCACCTCTAGCGAATATGCCGAGATTGATGCTAATGGAACGAGGCGAGAAGAAAAAGTAGAGCCTTTAACAAATTACTTTGTGGCTAGGGTTCAAAAAGATTTTAATGACAGAAACTCTTATATCGGAGGAATATTTACAGCAACGAATAGAGCTTTAGGTGATATTACCAGTTTAAGGAAAGCGGCCTATACAGGGGGAGCAGATTTTAGACATGAATGGGATGATAGAAATTATTTTATTCAAGGTGATTTTGTAGCCAGTCATGTTATCGGAAGTAAAGAAGCCATTGAAGCTACACAGAGATCATTAACTCACCTATTTCAAAGAGTAGATGCAAGTCATGTTGAAGTAGATCCTAATAGAACTTCATTAACAGGAACGGGGGGAAGAATATTTGGTGGAAAAAGAGGAGGAGGAAATTGGCGTTACTGGGGAGGTTTGAATTGGAGATCTCCAGAATTGGAGTTAAATGATATCGGTTTCTTAAGACAGGCTGACGAAATAAGACAGTTTGCTAATGTTCGTTATTTATGGCAAAACCCTACTAAGATTTACAGAGATGCAAATGTGAGAATGGGAGTATCTTCTGCGTTTGATTTTGAAGGGAATTATAATCGAATAGAATATACATTAAGAGGTAATATTAATTGGATTAATAATTGGTGGACTGAAGTAGAGTTTGGTCATAAGCCTAGAATTTTTATCAATACTTTTTTAAGAGGTGGACCACGTTGGCGATATTCTGAGGAGAATTTTGCAGTACTTTTCTTTGGTTCAGATAGGAGTAAAAAGGTGAGTTTTAGAGCAGGAGTAGTACAAAGCGCTACAAAACAAAATAATTTTGCTTTTAGACGTTATGTGTTAGGAATGAACTACCAACCATTTGATTCTTTTAATATGTCTTTGGAGACGACTTTTAATGAGAATCCGAACAAAACACAATATGTAACTCAATTAGAACATAATGGGGCTATGAAATATATATTGGGAAATATTGATCAAAAGACTTTAACTATGACGTTACGATTGAACTATAGTATCAATCCTAACTTGTCTGTTCAATTTTATGGTCAGCCATTTATATCTAGAGGTAGATATTCGGATTTTAACTTAGTAAGAAATTCTACAGCTGAGAATTTAAATGAGCGAGTAGATTGGTTTGAGCCAAATCAAATTAGTTTAGTAAATGATGTATATGAGGTAGATGAAAATACAGATGGGACAACAGATTATACTTTTGGAAAGCCTGATTTTTCATTTGTGCAATTCCGTTCTAATTTAGTCGTTCGTTGGGAGTATATTCCAGGTTCAGAGTTGTTCTTGGTTTGGTCGCAAGGGACCAGTGGTTCAGAAGATCCAAATAGATCATTGTTTGGAAGTTTAGATAATAGAATATTAAATCAACCTTTAGACAATACTTTTTTAATTAAAGCAACGTATAGATTTGTTAAGTAA
- the rpsI gene encoding 30S ribosomal protein S9 has product METVHKIGRRKTAVARVYVSQGSGNITVNKRELNNYFTTATLQYKVKQPLMLTENLEAFDIKVNVYGGGVTGQAEAIRLAITRALVAINEENRTVLKPEGLLTRDPRMVERKKFGQKKARKKFQFSKR; this is encoded by the coding sequence ATGGAAACTGTACACAAAATAGGTAGAAGAAAAACAGCTGTTGCTCGTGTTTATGTTTCTCAAGGAAGTGGAAACATTACTGTAAACAAAAGAGAGTTAAATAACTATTTTACAACTGCTACTTTACAATATAAAGTAAAGCAACCATTAATGTTAACTGAAAACTTAGAAGCTTTCGATATTAAAGTTAACGTATATGGAGGTGGTGTAACTGGACAAGCTGAAGCAATCCGTTTAGCTATTACTAGAGCTTTAGTTGCAATCAACGAAGAAAACAGAACTGTATTAAAGCCAGAAGGATTATTAACTCGTGACCCTAGAATGGTTGAACGTAAGAAATTCGGTCAGAAGAAAGCACGTAAGAAATTCCAGTTCTCTAAGCGTTAA
- the tsf gene encoding translation elongation factor Ts encodes MAIKAADVKKLRELTGAGMMDCKNALVEAEGDFDKAIEILRKKGQKIAAKRADRESTEGVAITKISDDNTYGVAIVLACETDFVAKNDSFKALAQEFVDVAFTTKTKEEFLAANIGGVSVAEKLIEQTGVIGEKIDITSFERIEAPYVGAYTHVGKIAAMVGLTAAVDKAGDLTKDLAMQAASMGATTLSYKDFDPAYVASETEARIAAIVKDNEELVRLGKTLKNVPQFVSRLQLTDEALAQAEEAAKEQLKAEGKPEQIWDKILPGKMERFISDNTTLDQEQCLLDQKFIKDEKKTVAEYVSSYGEVEVKNFVRVTLG; translated from the coding sequence ATGGCAATTAAAGCTGCTGACGTAAAAAAATTAAGAGAACTTACCGGAGCTGGTATGATGGATTGTAAGAATGCATTAGTGGAAGCAGAAGGTGATTTTGATAAAGCAATTGAAATTTTACGTAAAAAAGGACAAAAAATCGCTGCTAAAAGAGCAGACCGTGAGTCTACTGAAGGTGTAGCTATTACTAAAATAAGTGATGACAACACATACGGTGTTGCTATCGTTTTAGCTTGTGAAACTGATTTCGTTGCTAAGAATGATTCTTTCAAAGCATTAGCTCAAGAGTTTGTAGACGTAGCATTTACTACTAAAACAAAAGAAGAGTTTTTAGCTGCTAACATTGGTGGTGTATCTGTTGCTGAGAAATTAATCGAGCAAACTGGTGTAATCGGTGAAAAAATCGATATTACTTCTTTCGAAAGAATTGAAGCACCATACGTAGGAGCATATACTCACGTTGGTAAGATTGCTGCTATGGTAGGTTTAACTGCTGCTGTTGATAAAGCTGGAGATTTAACTAAAGATTTAGCTATGCAAGCTGCTTCTATGGGAGCTACTACTTTATCTTATAAAGATTTTGATCCTGCTTACGTTGCTTCTGAAACTGAAGCTAGAATTGCAGCTATCGTTAAAGATAATGAAGAGTTAGTTCGTTTAGGTAAAACTTTAAAGAACGTTCCTCAATTCGTATCTCGTTTACAATTAACTGACGAAGCTTTAGCTCAAGCTGAAGAAGCTGCTAAAGAACAGTTAAAAGCTGAAGGTAAGCCAGAACAAATTTGGGATAAGATCTTACCAGGTAAAATGGAAAGATTTATTTCTGATAACACTACCTTAGATCAAGAGCAGTGTTTATTAGACCAAAAATTCATCAAAGATGAGAAGAAAACTGTTGCTGAATACGTTTCTTCTTATGGTGAAGTAGAGGTTAAAAACTTCGTAAGAGTTACTTTAGGGTAA
- the frr gene encoding ribosome recycling factor, producing MEEIDFILDSAKEAMNNAIAHLEKELRSIRAGKATPAMLANVMVDYYGSQTPLSQVANVNTPDARTISIQPWEKNMLQEIEKAIMIANLGFNPMNNGENIMINVPPLTEERRRDLAKQAKAEAEHAKVGVRNARKDANNEIKKTDISDDMKKNAEADVQTLTDNFVKEIDEKFTVKEKEIMTV from the coding sequence ATGGAAGAAATAGATTTTATTTTAGATAGTGCAAAAGAAGCAATGAACAATGCAATCGCACATTTAGAAAAAGAATTACGTAGTATTAGAGCAGGAAAAGCAACACCAGCAATGTTAGCTAATGTAATGGTTGACTATTATGGTTCTCAAACACCTTTAAGTCAAGTTGCAAACGTTAACACCCCAGATGCACGTACTATTTCTATTCAACCTTGGGAGAAAAACATGTTACAAGAAATTGAAAAAGCAATTATGATTGCTAATCTTGGTTTTAACCCAATGAATAATGGAGAAAACATTATGATCAATGTTCCACCATTAACAGAAGAACGTCGTCGTGATTTAGCTAAACAAGCAAAAGCAGAAGCAGAACATGCTAAAGTAGGTGTTCGTAACGCTCGTAAAGATGCCAATAACGAGATTAAAAAAACAGATATTTCTGATGATATGAAAAAAAATGCTGAAGCAGATGTTCAAACATTAACAGACAATTTCGTTAAGGAAATAGATGAAAAATTTACGGTAAAAGAAAAGGAAATTATGACGGTGTAA
- the pyrH gene encoding UMP kinase, with product MQYKRILLKLSGEALMGDRQYGIDPKRLKEYAQEIKQVVDKKVEVAIVIGGGNIFRGVAGASNGMDRVQGDHMGMLATCINGLALQSALEDEGIHTRLQTAIEIKEIAEPYIKRRANRHLEKGRVVIFGGGTGNPYFTTDTAAVLRAIEINADAILKGTRVDGIYTADPEKDENAVKFESITFKDVLEKGLKVMDMTAFTLSEENKLPIIVFDMNTKGNLLKLISGEQIGTIVDNQ from the coding sequence ATGCAATACAAAAGAATCCTTTTAAAATTAAGCGGAGAAGCTCTAATGGGAGACCGTCAGTACGGAATTGACCCAAAAAGATTAAAAGAATACGCCCAAGAAATTAAACAAGTAGTAGACAAAAAGGTAGAAGTTGCCATTGTTATTGGTGGTGGAAATATCTTTAGAGGAGTTGCAGGAGCCAGCAATGGAATGGATCGTGTACAAGGTGATCACATGGGAATGTTAGCCACTTGTATTAATGGGTTAGCTTTGCAAAGTGCTTTAGAAGATGAAGGTATTCATACTCGTTTACAAACTGCTATTGAAATCAAAGAAATTGCAGAACCATATATTAAAAGACGTGCAAACCGTCATTTAGAAAAAGGACGTGTTGTTATTTTTGGTGGAGGAACAGGAAATCCCTATTTTACAACAGATACAGCAGCTGTTTTACGTGCGATTGAGATAAATGCAGATGCCATTTTAAAAGGAACAAGAGTAGACGGTATTTATACGGCAGATCCTGAAAAAGATGAAAATGCTGTTAAATTTGAAAGCATTACATTTAAAGATGTATTAGAAAAAGGCTTAAAAGTAATGGATATGACAGCTTTTACTTTAAGTGAAGAAAATAAACTTCCAATTATTGTTTTCGATATGAATACAAAAGGGAACTTACTAAAGTTAATCTCTGGAGAACAAATTGGAACAATAGTTGATAATCAATAA
- the rplM gene encoding 50S ribosomal protein L13 — protein MNTLSYKTVSANKSTVNKEWVVVDADGQNLGRLASKVAKLIRGKYKPNFTPHVDCGDNVVVINAEKINLTGKKWTDKSYIRHTGYPGGQRSLTATEMFEKDPTRLIEKAVKGMLPKNKLGSALFRNLYVYAGTEHGQEAQKPKAINLNDLK, from the coding sequence ATGAACACATTAAGTTACAAAACAGTATCAGCTAACAAAAGCACTGTAAACAAAGAGTGGGTTGTTGTTGATGCGGACGGGCAAAACTTGGGTCGTTTAGCTTCTAAAGTTGCAAAACTTATTAGAGGTAAGTACAAGCCAAATTTCACTCCTCACGTAGATTGTGGAGACAACGTTGTAGTAATCAACGCTGAAAAAATCAATTTAACTGGTAAAAAGTGGACAGATAAATCTTACATCCGTCACACAGGTTACCCAGGAGGACAAAGATCACTTACTGCTACAGAAATGTTCGAGAAAGATCCTACGAGATTAATCGAAAAAGCAGTAAAAGGTATGTTACCAAAAAACAAATTAGGTAGTGCGTTATTCAGAAATTTATATGTTTACGCAGGAACTGAGCACGGTCAAGAGGCTCAAAAACCTAAAGCTATTAACCTTAACGATCTTAAATAA
- a CDS encoding flagellar motor protein MotB: MRKIFLLLSAVALMASCASTKELDALKAKHDQTKEELLAVKANLTKCLVEKEKYQDQAVSLESRVQELKKDKENTLQQVENLTVLTKGANDNIKETLTQLSKKDKYINKIRAAASKKDSLNLVVAFHLKKELQAGIDDEDIEVNVEKTVVFISISDKLLFKSGSYTITDKASKVLEKVATVVNGQPEMDVMIEGHTDDTPIAGNSSLKDNWDLSVKRSTAIVRELQNKYNVAPQRLIAAGRSSFMPLVANDSPANKSKNRRTKIIILPRLNQFFDLLDQKVE, translated from the coding sequence ATGAGAAAAATATTTTTATTATTATCAGCAGTTGCTTTAATGGCTTCTTGTGCTTCTACGAAAGAACTTGATGCTTTAAAAGCAAAACACGATCAAACGAAAGAAGAATTATTAGCTGTAAAAGCAAATCTTACAAAGTGTTTAGTTGAAAAGGAAAAGTATCAAGATCAAGCTGTTTCTTTAGAATCAAGAGTACAAGAATTAAAGAAAGACAAGGAAAACACCTTACAGCAAGTTGAAAACTTAACTGTATTGACTAAAGGTGCTAACGATAACATTAAAGAAACTCTTACGCAGTTAAGCAAAAAAGACAAGTATATCAATAAGATTAGAGCAGCAGCTTCTAAAAAAGATTCATTAAACTTAGTAGTTGCTTTCCATTTAAAGAAAGAATTACAAGCAGGTATTGATGATGAAGACATCGAAGTAAATGTTGAAAAAACGGTTGTTTTCATTTCTATTTCTGACAAATTATTATTTAAGAGCGGTAGCTATACAATAACGGACAAAGCTTCTAAAGTATTAGAAAAAGTTGCTACTGTTGTAAATGGTCAACCAGAAATGGACGTTATGATTGAAGGACACACTGATGATACTCCAATAGCTGGAAATTCTAGTTTGAAAGATAACTGGGATTTAAGTGTAAAGCGTTCAACTGCAATTGTACGTGAATTACAAAACAAATACAACGTTGCTCCACAAAGATTAATCGCAGCTGGTAGAAGTAGCTTTATGCCTTTAGTAGCTAATGATTCTCCTGCAAACAAATCTAAAAACAGAAGAACCAAGATTATTATTTTACCTCGTTTAAATCAATTCTTTGATTTATTAGATCAAAAAGTAGAGTAA
- a CDS encoding efflux RND transporter permease subunit gives MTFWTKIAGFILRNRYIVLALIALITAALVSQIKYMRFSYTEANLLPNNHEANIRYNKFLEIFGEEGNLIILGVKDSTIFTPEKFNAWNKLVKTFDSVPEVDFTVSISDVKQLKADRKQRKFIVEPLFDKLPTNNEEVAKIKTQLFEKLPFYENLLYNDKGTLQTAIYLNKDIVNTPARADFINKVLISKIKAFEASNNMDVRVSGMPYIRTLNSQNITNEMGIFVAGALLITAIIFFFFFRSFRATFITLLVVGIGVVWAFGFIGWFRYEITVLSALIPPLIIVIGVPNAVFLINKYQQEVKKHGNQAKSLQRVISKIGNATLMTNITTASGFATFVFVKSQLLREFGILASVNIISIFILALLIIPILYSFMPLPQKKHLNHLEKRWMEDVVNWMENTVRKQRIAIYITTVVIIILSMVGLYQIRVSGSLIEDMPKGMQFYKDIKFFESEFGGIMPLEILIDTKREKGVMKLSTLKKMEKLNETIETFPELSKPISVTNLVKYSKQAYYKGNPKYYQLPTSQEKTYIFAFTKNSNSDSGMLKNFVDSTGRYARITTFMKDIGTDKMDIIQERLNAVIKKQFPDNKYEISMTGKALVFLKGTNYLIKNLVISLSLAIVLISIFMAWMFRSPQMILISLIPNMLPLLMTAGLMGFFDIPIKPSTILVFSIAFGISVDDTIHFLAKYRQELLANNWRIKPAVYAALRETGVSMFYTSIVLFFGFLVFTVSSFGGTIALGGLVSVTLLLAMVSNLLLLPSLLLSFEKKIANKKVLKETNFKILPPKEDK, from the coding sequence ATGACTTTTTGGACTAAGATTGCAGGATTTATACTTCGTAACCGTTATATAGTTTTAGCTTTAATTGCTTTAATTACTGCAGCTTTAGTTTCTCAGATAAAATATATGCGCTTCTCTTATACAGAAGCCAACTTACTTCCAAACAATCACGAAGCAAACATACGCTACAACAAGTTTTTAGAAATATTTGGAGAAGAAGGTAATCTTATTATTCTTGGAGTTAAGGATAGCACTATTTTTACTCCAGAAAAGTTTAATGCTTGGAATAAATTAGTCAAAACTTTTGATAGTGTTCCTGAAGTTGATTTTACTGTTTCAATTTCCGATGTAAAACAACTAAAAGCAGACAGAAAGCAACGAAAATTTATTGTTGAACCTCTATTTGATAAACTTCCAACCAACAATGAAGAAGTTGCCAAAATAAAGACGCAACTATTTGAAAAGCTTCCCTTCTATGAAAATCTTCTTTACAATGACAAAGGAACTTTACAAACTGCCATCTATTTAAATAAAGACATTGTAAACACACCGGCAAGAGCAGACTTTATCAACAAGGTGCTTATTTCTAAAATAAAAGCGTTTGAAGCTTCTAACAATATGGATGTTCGTGTATCTGGTATGCCTTACATACGAACTTTAAACTCGCAAAATATTACGAATGAAATGGGAATTTTTGTTGCTGGAGCTTTATTAATTACAGCAATTATTTTCTTTTTCTTTTTCCGCTCCTTCAGAGCTACGTTTATCACACTATTAGTTGTTGGTATTGGTGTGGTTTGGGCCTTTGGGTTTATAGGGTGGTTCCGTTATGAAATTACTGTATTATCTGCATTGATTCCTCCTTTGATTATTGTAATTGGGGTTCCAAATGCGGTCTTTTTAATAAATAAATATCAGCAAGAGGTAAAGAAACACGGAAACCAAGCAAAATCATTACAGCGCGTTATTTCTAAAATTGGAAATGCAACGCTTATGACAAATATTACCACTGCTTCTGGTTTTGCAACCTTTGTATTTGTTAAAAGCCAATTACTACGTGAATTCGGAATCTTAGCGTCAGTAAACATTATAAGTATTTTCATTCTTGCATTACTTATTATTCCAATTCTATACAGTTTCATGCCTCTTCCACAAAAGAAGCATTTAAATCACTTAGAAAAAAGATGGATGGAAGATGTGGTAAACTGGATGGAAAATACCGTTAGAAAACAACGTATAGCCATTTATATTACCACCGTTGTAATTATCATTTTGAGTATGGTAGGTTTATATCAAATTCGTGTTTCTGGTAGTTTAATTGAAGACATGCCGAAAGGAATGCAATTTTACAAGGACATTAAGTTCTTTGAAAGTGAATTTGGTGGAATTATGCCTCTAGAAATTTTAATTGATACCAAAAGAGAAAAAGGAGTAATGAAGCTTTCTACTTTAAAGAAAATGGAAAAGCTGAATGAAACGATTGAAACCTTTCCTGAGCTTTCAAAACCTATCTCGGTTACTAACTTAGTAAAATATTCTAAACAGGCCTATTATAAAGGAAATCCGAAATATTATCAATTACCAACTAGCCAAGAGAAAACATACATTTTTGCCTTTACTAAAAATTCCAATAGTGATTCAGGAATGTTGAAAAATTTTGTTGACTCCACTGGTCGTTATGCTCGTATTACTACCTTCATGAAAGATATTGGTACTGATAAAATGGATATCATCCAAGAACGTTTAAATGCTGTTATAAAAAAGCAGTTTCCAGACAACAAGTACGAAATCTCTATGACAGGTAAGGCTTTAGTTTTCTTAAAAGGAACTAATTATCTTATTAAAAACTTAGTTATTTCATTATCGCTAGCTATTGTATTAATTTCTATTTTCATGGCTTGGATGTTTAGATCTCCACAAATGATTTTGATTTCATTAATACCAAACATGCTTCCTTTATTAATGACCGCTGGATTAATGGGATTCTTTGACATCCCTATTAAACCATCTACAATTTTAGTGTTCAGTATTGCCTTTGGTATTTCTGTAGATGATACGATACACTTCTTAGCTAAATACCGTCAAGAACTCCTTGCCAATAATTGGAGAATCAAACCTGCTGTGTATGCTGCATTAAGAGAAACTGGAGTAAGTATGTTTTACACTTCCATTGTACTTTTCTTTGGATTCTTAGTGTTTACTGTTTCTAGTTTTGGTGGTACTATAGCCTTAGGGGGCTTAGTTTCTGTGACCCTTTTATTAGCAATGGTTTCAAACCTATTGTTATTACCTTCTCTCCTATTATCATTTGAGAAAAAAATAGCTAATAAAAAGGTATTAAAAGAAACTAACTTTAAAATTTTGCCTCCAAAAGAAGACAAATAA
- the rpsB gene encoding 30S ribosomal protein S2: protein MANIQELLESGVHFGHLTRKWNPNMAPYIYTERNGVHIIDLYKTSAKIDEASAALQKIANSGRKILFVATKKQAKDIVAEQAKAVNMPYITERWPGGMLTNFVTIRKAVKKMASIDRMKQDGSFDALSKREKLQINRQREKLEKNLGSISDMTRLPGALFVIDVKKEHIAVAEAQKLNIPIFAMVDTNSDPRPIDFVIPANDDASKSIDKVLSYVTGSIAEGLAERKADKEKAKAAKETEATKEEAK from the coding sequence ATGGCAAACATTCAAGAATTATTAGAAAGTGGAGTACACTTCGGTCACTTAACTAGAAAGTGGAACCCAAACATGGCTCCATACATTTATACAGAGCGTAATGGTGTTCACATCATCGATTTGTATAAGACTTCAGCTAAAATTGACGAAGCTTCTGCTGCGTTACAAAAAATAGCTAACTCTGGACGTAAAATCTTATTCGTTGCTACTAAGAAGCAAGCGAAAGATATCGTTGCAGAGCAGGCGAAAGCTGTAAACATGCCTTACATCACTGAAAGATGGCCAGGTGGTATGTTAACTAACTTCGTTACTATCCGTAAAGCCGTAAAGAAAATGGCTTCTATTGATAGAATGAAGCAAGATGGTTCTTTTGACGCATTATCTAAAAGAGAAAAATTACAAATCAACCGTCAACGTGAAAAATTAGAAAAGAATTTAGGTTCTATCTCTGATATGACTCGTTTACCAGGTGCTTTATTTGTAATTGATGTAAAGAAAGAGCACATTGCTGTTGCTGAAGCACAAAAATTAAACATTCCAATCTTTGCAATGGTTGATACAAATTCTGATCCAAGACCGATCGATTTCGTTATCCCTGCAAATGATGACGCTTCTAAATCTATCGACAAAGTATTATCATATGTTACTGGTTCGATTGCTGAAGGTTTAGCTGAAAGAAAAGCTGATAAAGAAAAGGCTAAAGCGGCTAAAGAAACTGAAGCTACTAAAGAAGAAGCAAAATAA